Proteins encoded together in one Streptomyces sp. B1I3 window:
- the gmd gene encoding GDP-mannose 4,6-dehydratase, producing the protein MAKSALITGVTGQDGSYLAELLLEKGYTVHGLIRRSSSFNTERIDHIYQGPEEADRSFVLHHADLSDGVALVNLLREIQPDEVYNLGAQSHVRVSFDAPLYTGDVTGLGTIRLLEAVRASGIETRIYQASSSEMFGATPPPQNEGTAFHPRSPYSVAKVYAYWATVNYREAYGMFAVNGILFNHESPRRGETFVTRKITRGVARIKAGLQDRLHLGNLDAVRDWGYAPEYVDAMWRMLQCDTPDDYVVATGEGVSVRQFVEYAFEHAGLDWAEHVRYDPKYERPSEVDALIGDASKAEELLGWKPGVKSQELARIMVDADIRLLADQLTGAAVRVDR; encoded by the coding sequence ATGGCGAAGTCCGCGCTCATCACCGGCGTGACCGGCCAGGACGGTTCGTACCTGGCGGAGCTGCTGCTCGAGAAGGGCTACACCGTCCACGGCCTGATACGCCGTTCGTCCAGCTTCAACACGGAGCGGATCGACCACATCTATCAGGGCCCCGAGGAAGCGGACCGCTCCTTCGTCCTGCATCACGCCGATCTCTCAGACGGCGTCGCCCTGGTGAACCTCCTCCGTGAGATCCAGCCCGACGAGGTGTACAACCTGGGGGCGCAGTCCCACGTCCGGGTGTCCTTCGACGCGCCGCTGTACACGGGTGACGTCACGGGCCTGGGAACCATCAGGCTGCTGGAGGCGGTGCGCGCCAGCGGCATCGAGACACGGATCTACCAGGCGTCCTCGTCCGAGATGTTCGGCGCGACCCCGCCCCCGCAGAACGAGGGCACCGCCTTCCACCCGCGCAGCCCGTACAGCGTCGCCAAGGTGTACGCGTACTGGGCGACGGTCAACTACCGCGAGGCTTACGGCATGTTCGCGGTCAACGGCATCCTCTTCAACCACGAGTCGCCCCGGCGCGGCGAGACCTTCGTGACCCGCAAGATCACCCGCGGGGTGGCCCGGATCAAGGCGGGCCTGCAGGACCGGCTGCATCTGGGCAACCTCGATGCCGTACGGGACTGGGGGTACGCCCCCGAGTACGTGGACGCGATGTGGCGGATGCTGCAGTGCGACACCCCGGACGACTACGTGGTGGCCACCGGGGAGGGCGTCAGCGTCCGGCAGTTCGTGGAGTACGCCTTCGAGCACGCGGGCCTCGACTGGGCGGAGCACGTCCGCTACGACCCCAAGTACGAGCGTCCCAGTGAGGTCGACGCCCTGATCGGGGACGCCTCCAAGGCCGAGGAACTGCTCGGCTGGAAGCCCGGGGTGAAGTCGCAGGAGCTGGCCAGGATCATGGTGGACGCGGACATCCGGCTGCTGGCCGACCAGCTCACGGGAGCGGCCGTGCGGGTGGATCGATGA
- a CDS encoding DNRLRE domain-containing protein codes for MTTAPGTMPSPGPSGMVLYVDGAAVRTYPATAGRSYNGYRRVGGDAMSTAWPKPPSSTYVAGQADETAVHPSAPTAAQVVAHHDPADTPPGPGDSTVTVAPDDDAYVDGVARNTNYDDGRPASRGSTAYTGHLRFTLPEAPAGQVLTGARLAFRTSSEPSAGSAESHSIVPVTGTWTESAVTYNTRPALAAPAPGTITDATSVSTGYSVDRNASAPAGALGSVHSLALTGSGTDSPRIWPSETTAAYRPQLVLTFGAEQ; via the coding sequence ATGACGACGGCGCCTGGCACCATGCCGTCGCCGGGTCCGTCCGGCATGGTGCTGTACGTCGACGGGGCCGCCGTCCGCACGTACCCGGCCACCGCCGGCCGCTCGTACAACGGCTACCGGCGGGTGGGCGGTGACGCCATGAGCACCGCGTGGCCGAAGCCGCCCTCGAGCACCTACGTCGCCGGGCAGGCCGACGAGACCGCGGTCCACCCGTCGGCACCGACCGCCGCGCAGGTGGTGGCGCACCACGACCCGGCGGACACCCCGCCCGGCCCCGGCGACAGCACCGTCACAGTCGCTCCTGACGACGACGCGTACGTCGACGGCGTCGCGCGGAACACGAACTACGACGACGGCCGGCCCGCCTCGCGCGGCTCCACCGCGTACACGGGCCATCTGCGCTTCACCCTGCCCGAGGCTCCGGCCGGCCAGGTGCTCACGGGTGCCCGGCTCGCCTTCCGCACGTCGTCGGAACCGTCGGCGGGGTCGGCCGAGAGCCACAGCATCGTGCCGGTGACCGGCACGTGGACCGAATCGGCGGTCACCTACAACACCCGGCCGGCGCTCGCCGCGCCCGCGCCGGGGACCATCACCGACGCGACCTCCGTCTCCACCGGCTACTCGGTGGACCGGAACGCGTCCGCACCGGCCGGGGCCCTCGGCTCCGTCCACTCACTCGCCCTGACCGGCAGCGGGACGGACAGTCCGCGCATCTGGCCGAGCGAGACAACCGCGGCCTACCGGCCGCAGCTCGTTCTCACCTTCGGAGCTGAACAATGA